A DNA window from Desulfatiglans sp. contains the following coding sequences:
- a CDS encoding DNA translocase FtsK: MRKMDKKTKETDYMSKDFAPIRKEIRGIVFLLLSLILGMSLFTYHTQDPLFWIRTSSSGEVHNLFGTIGSHISGYSFHLIGFSAFWLVAVFLIASFLSLTGRHLVPPLGYIIAVIILLISFSGIMSLQSPGMVEFRGGDIRSGGLLGYFVANFFSGLLNNFGAGLLLYAIFIVSFMICTRISFGWLLSKLFLWMVFTYRKIREYRTKKIEKSRKSRVRKTIIEVEKNKPKAKVNIIEPKKEEVKKPEQESFSFMNKAGFRLPTAELLDDPPKDKWAVVQRESLEMNARRLEKKLEDFGVHGEVVEISPGPVITMYEYKPAPGIKISKVASLADDLTLALRAPSVRIVAPIPGKDAIGIEIANNKRDHVYLKEVLNSNDFKDSNNRLTIALGMDITGTPVITDLVKMPHLLVAGATGTGKSVSLNAMINSLLFKLTPDAVKFLMIDPKRIELSVYKDIPHLLHPVVTEPKEATRALRWAVQEMERRYMLLSDRGVRNIDAYNKKIIKQKKATAVGGDEGLGEPLPYIILIIDELADLMMVSTREVEEYITRLAQMARAAGIHLIIATQRPSVDVLTGIIKANFPTRISFQVSSKVDSRTILDTNGAEHLLGEGDMLFMPPGVGKLTRIHGAYISEDEVKRVTDFIKAQLKPDYDSTIVAQVSKDEEEIDDELEKDEKYEMAVDMVIKSGQASISMIQRKLRVGYNRAARMIEIMEREGIVGPSDGVKARDVFGRRE; the protein is encoded by the coding sequence ATGAGAAAAATGGATAAAAAAACAAAAGAAACAGACTATATGTCAAAGGATTTTGCTCCCATAAGGAAGGAGATCAGGGGGATCGTCTTTTTACTCCTCTCCCTAATACTTGGTATGAGTCTTTTCACCTATCATACCCAGGACCCCCTTTTCTGGATCAGGACAAGCAGCAGCGGGGAGGTGCATAATCTTTTCGGGACAATAGGGTCCCATATATCAGGTTACTCCTTTCATCTGATCGGGTTTTCTGCATTCTGGCTTGTTGCAGTGTTCCTCATAGCCTCATTCCTCTCTTTAACTGGAAGGCATCTTGTCCCTCCTCTGGGATACATAATTGCCGTAATTATCCTGCTTATATCATTTTCAGGCATAATGAGCCTGCAATCCCCGGGAATGGTTGAGTTCAGGGGAGGGGACATCAGGAGCGGGGGGCTCTTGGGTTATTTTGTAGCGAATTTTTTTTCAGGGTTGCTTAACAATTTTGGCGCAGGTCTTTTGCTCTATGCCATCTTCATTGTCTCGTTCATGATATGTACCCGCATATCATTTGGCTGGCTTCTATCAAAACTCTTCCTGTGGATGGTATTCACATATAGAAAGATAAGAGAATACCGGACCAAAAAGATAGAAAAGAGCCGCAAAAGCCGTGTAAGAAAGACAATTATAGAGGTAGAAAAGAACAAACCCAAGGCAAAGGTAAATATCATTGAACCAAAAAAGGAAGAGGTTAAAAAGCCTGAGCAGGAGTCCTTTTCCTTTATGAACAAGGCCGGTTTCAGGCTGCCGACCGCTGAGCTCCTTGATGACCCTCCAAAAGATAAATGGGCAGTGGTTCAAAGGGAAAGCCTTGAGATGAATGCAAGGCGGCTTGAAAAAAAACTTGAGGACTTCGGCGTACACGGTGAGGTTGTTGAGATATCACCAGGCCCTGTTATTACCATGTATGAATATAAACCGGCTCCGGGTATAAAGATCAGCAAGGTGGCAAGCCTGGCTGATGACCTCACTCTTGCCTTAAGGGCCCCAAGTGTACGCATTGTGGCGCCTATCCCTGGAAAGGACGCCATAGGTATTGAGATAGCAAATAACAAACGTGATCATGTCTATCTTAAAGAGGTCTTAAATTCTAATGATTTCAAGGACTCTAACAACAGGCTTACCATTGCCCTTGGTATGGATATAACAGGCACACCTGTAATTACAGACCTTGTAAAGATGCCTCATCTCCTTGTTGCAGGGGCCACAGGCACAGGAAAGAGCGTATCCCTTAATGCCATGATAAACAGCCTGCTTTTTAAACTGACACCTGACGCAGTGAAATTCCTTATGATAGACCCTAAACGGATAGAGCTTTCAGTATACAAAGATATCCCGCATCTTCTACACCCTGTTGTGACAGAACCCAAGGAGGCAACGCGGGCCTTAAGATGGGCTGTGCAGGAGATGGAAAGGCGTTACATGCTGCTCTCTGACAGGGGTGTAAGAAACATAGATGCCTATAACAAAAAGATCATCAAACAGAAAAAGGCAACAGCTGTTGGCGGCGATGAGGGCTTAGGTGAGCCGCTCCCATATATTATTCTTATTATTGATGAACTCGCAGACCTCATGATGGTTTCAACAAGGGAGGTGGAGGAATATATAACACGCCTTGCCCAGATGGCAAGGGCCGCAGGTATCCACCTTATAATAGCAACACAGAGGCCGTCTGTTGATGTGCTTACCGGTATTATAAAGGCAAATTTTCCTACAAGGATATCCTTTCAGGTAAGCTCAAAGGTGGATTCAAGGACCATCCTTGATACAAACGGTGCCGAGCATCTGCTTGGCGAGGGTGACATGCTCTTTATGCCGCCCGGTGTAGGAAAGCTTACAAGGATACATGGCGCCTATATATCAGAGGATGAGGTAAAGAGGGTGACAGACTTTATCAAGGCACAGCTAAAACCTGATTATGATTCAACCATTGTTGCACAGGTATCAAAGGATGAAGAGGAGATAGATGATGAGCTGGAAAAGGATGAAAAATATGAGATGGCCGTTGACATGGTTATCAAGTCCGGCCAGGCATCCATCTCCATGATACAGAGGAAGCTCAGGGTGGGATATAACAGGGCGGCACGGATGATTGAGATCATGGAAAGGGAGGGTATAGTCGGCCCTTCTGATGGGGTTAAGGCAAGGGATGTTTTTGGAAGAAGGGA